Within the Naumovozyma castellii chromosome 1, complete genome genome, the region atgatttttcaattgatgataTCTTTGGGtgatttaaaatttcatgaAACAAATCGGTGAAGAACCTGGAGAGTGGGATATCTGTGTATTTAGTTAGATATTGCGGAAAGTATATGGTTGAAGTGGTATCTAGTACTTTAGGCAGTGTTTCTTCCGGATTCTTTTCGTGTGCTAACGACCTGGCCTGAATTAAGCCATTCAAATCCGAGTTCGGCATGGCAAGTGTTTCTGATTTTACGCCCTCCATATTCAGCTTAGGTCGTTAATATTCTCGTTCTTAAATTAAGTAGTGTCTAAATAAGTTATTGCTATCGATAGAGATGCTATCAACGTCAATTAATCGATTTGGAGCCTCCAAAAGATAATTTACCTTCTTACTTTTCATAGTTAAGATGTTTTCtgttcttttatttttctggAAACCAAAGACAAATGTTACCCAGTCACAGTCAGAAATGTACACCTACCAAATAATGAGAAGATAGATGGAAGATCATTGAATACTTCTTATACGTAGGTTACGGTACACTGTTTCAAAAGTAGACGCTAAGAGTATCAATTTTCCAATCACAACTATCATTAGCGGAAGATGCTAGCGGCCAAGAAACGATCAGCCAAATTGCTTTCATTTGATGCATTTGCAAagacagaagaagaagttcGAGTTAGAACGAACACAGGTGGTATAATAACCCTATCATGTATTATAGTGACATTATATCTATTACTAAATGAGTGGTCCCAATTTAATTCAGTTATTACCTCGCCACAATTAGTGGTTGATAGAGATAGAAACTTAAAGTTGGAACTGAATTTTGATGTTACCTTTCCCTCCATCTCGTGtgatttaataaatctGGATATCATGGATGATTCAGGGGAATTACAATTGGATTTACTAGATTCTGCATTTACTAAGATAAGAGTGGATGCTGATGGTAATGAGCTCGGGTCATCTACTTTGGAAGTTGGTACAGATGATTTAGCAAGTGAAgttcaacaaagaaataatgaTCCTGATTATTGTGGGTCGTGCTATGGCTCCAAAGTTCAAGATGAGAATGATAAATTACCACGAGAATCTCGTGTATGTTGTCAAACTTGTAACGATGTTAGAGAGGCATACTTAAACATAGGTTGGGGTTTCTTTGATGGGAAAGGAATTGAACAATGTGAAAAGGAAGGTTATGTAGCCAAGATCAATGAACATCTGAAAGAAGGATGTAGAGTTAAGGGACAAACACTATTGAGTCGAATTCAGGGGAACATACATTTCGCACCAGGGAAATCATACACTAGTTATAAAAGATCGACGTCGGCAAGTCATTATCATGATACTTCTCTATACGACAAAACCagtaatttgaattttaaCCATAAAATCAACCATTTAAGTTTTGGGAAGCCAATCGATAAGTTGGATGAGAAAGTTCAGGATCACTCAACAGAATTTTCCATTAGCCCATTGGATGGACGAGAAGTAATTCCAACAGACATTGATACACATTATCATGTTTACTCATATTACGCCAAAATTGTTCCAACAAGATATGAGTTTTTAAACAAAAAGGAGAAGTCGATCGAGACTGCTCAATTTAGTACAACATTCCATTCAAGGCCGTTAAGAGGTGGTAGAGACGCAGATCATCCTACAACGATGCATTCTCAAGGGGGTATTCCTGGTCTCTTTATATATTTCGAGATGTCAGCCGTCAAAGTCATCAATAAGGAACATCATTTCAGAAGCTGGTCTAGTTTCTTACTTAACTGCATTACAACAGTCGGAAGTGTTCTGGCTGTTGGAACCGTCTCTGATAAAATATTCTACAGGGCGCAAAAGTCCTTACAAgggaagaagaatcaatGAGTGGAAACAGGCAATGGCCACTTAAGTTAACAACCTCTGATAGTTAGTATTCTATAGattttaattcaatattaaGTACTTAACGTTAGATTGATCTAACCTTTTTTCGCGACGTGCGAAACGATCGATTTAACGTTGtaaaattcttgaaattaaCTTTATgcaaatgatgataatggtTAACTGTAGTCTCAGTGTGTTCCTAATCAACAGAAGCATCTTCCTCAAATTATCCAGGAAATCGTATACCTGCGTGCGATAGGAAATCAATCGGTCGATAGAGTAACCCACCCACTTTGTTGAAATCATAGTTTACACCCGCTGATAGAGATAACTATTCCAgaattgataaatattaACCAGAATTTGTTGAAGCTTGACGTATTACAATCATAAATAGAAAGAATCATATTTTCATAGAACATGGCAATTCATCCGTCATCCAACAAAAAATCATCCTCGACATTATCCATGGCAGATGTCTCTAAAGGTACGAGCTCAGTAAGGCACGTCTCGAAGACCATACAGGTCATGAAACCAAACATTATGAATACAGCTATTACGGAGAAGGACTCCCTTTATTATGTTTGtaagatgatgaaaaaaagattGGCCAGTTTACCTCAATTACAACCATATTTGAACCTTGCATATTCCTCTAGCGAAGTATTAAGCGAAAGGCAATCATTACTATTATCTCAGAAACAACAGttgtttgaaaaagataGTTCTTCAAATAGTCATAGAAGTGTTTCTTCTGGATTTAGCAATAGAGATAGCAACGATGCAGGAACGGTTACAAACCCTACCTTAAGATCCAGTTCCATATCTGCAAGCAGTTTTAGAGAAGATGCCCTATCATTAGATGGACTAACATACTCAGCATCAGGAACAGGTCATGACCATactaataacaataatttaGGCAATAACTCAACAATGGAAGGAACATTGTTAACATTTAGCATGGGGATCCTGCCCATTACTATGGATTGTGATCCTGTGACGCAACTTTCACAATTATTCCAACAAGGTTCCTCATTATGTATCATCTTTAACGCAGTTAAGCCACAATTCAAGTTACCAGTAGTATCCTCCGATGATGTTAAGATCTGTAAGAAGTCTATCTACGATTTCATATTAGGTTGCAAGAAACATTTTGCATTCAATGATGAGGAATTATTTACAATATCTGACGTCTTTGCCAATTCCACCAGtcatttaatgaaagtCATTGACGTTGTTGAAACTCTAATGAACACAGCACCAGACGTTTTCCCACCTATTGAAAAACTTGAAGAAgcagaaagagaaaatggTTCTTCTAGCCCCACTACACCTACAGCTAGCAGCGATTACATCAAGatcatcaaagaatttGTTGCTACGGAGAGGAAATACGTTCATGATCTAGAAATATTAGAAAAATACAAGAATCAATTGCTCGAGAGCAATTTGATTACTTCGGAAGAATTATATATGCTTTTCCCTAATTTAGGTGACGCAATagattttcaaagaagGTTCTTAATATCTTTAGAAATGAACGCCCTTGTTGAACCTTCTAAGCAACGAATTGGGGCTCTTTTTATGcattcaaaatttttcttcaagttATATGAACCTTGGTCCATTGGTCAAAATGCAGCTATTGATTTCTTATCGTCTACTTTGGACAAGCTGACAAATGTAGATTTTGTTATCAATAACAAGTTAGAATTGCAATCGTTTCTTTATAAACCAGTGCAAAGACTATGTCGATATCCTCTTCTATTGAAAGAGCTTCTTTCCACTTTTAACAAAAATGAAAGTTCAAGCGGAAAGACATCGAGTGAACTAGAAATTGCTTTAGATATTTCTAAAAAAATTGCAAGAAGTATCAAtgaaaatcaaagaagGACAGAAAATCATCAAGTTGTAAAAAAGCTTTATGGGAGAGTTCTTAATTGGAAGGGGTATAGAATTACGAAATTCGGGGAGTTACTTTATTTCGATAAAGTGTTTATTTCCactaataattcaaatgaatcagAACGTGAATTTGATGTCTATCTTTTcgaaaaaattattattcttttctctgAGGTAACAAGCaaaaaatcttcttcactaattttaaaaaagaaaaacacTTCATCTACTTTAAACTCTACGTCCTCGTTgacattgaatttatcatcTAACAGCAGTTCTTCAAACCATGGTCAACAACCTAAGCataattcatttgataaCCATCACAATTCGTTATCTAACCTAAATGGTCTTTCATATGgtaataattctttaagCTCTACGGAACCAAAACTTGATTTGAGAGGTCGTATCATGATTATGAATCTAAATGAAATCAAACCAATAAAACCAAGATCATTAAGCATAACGTGGGAATCAGTAAAGGAACAAGGCAATTTCctattgaaatttaaaaatgaagaaacaagaGATAATTGGAGTTCGTGTTTACAATCCTTGGTACGTCGCATAAAGAGTGAATCTTACAAAAGTGTCCATAGTAATGAATTttcaacatcttcttctttagcATCCCCATCGTCAGGTGGTCATAGACACAATCATGATAGTGTTACCTCTGTAAATAGCGGTTACATGAAACACATTTCAGACATGTTGTCACCAGCAAGTAATCAACACAATAGTCACTATCATAATTCAAAAAGGGAGTCAGCGGttgataatgaaagtaAGATACTTTCAGAAAACTACAAAAATACAATTCCAGCAAATTCCATTCTCATAAgaatatcatttaattcaGATTTTTATACTGTCTTAATTGATTTAGATGCCACTgtggaaaaattattggagaTGGTAAGAAAGAAACTGAATCATTTGGGGAAAATTGCCAAAGTCAAATacaaagatgaagatggagATTATGTTATCTTAGAATCTGAAGATGATTGGATTGTAGCCAAAGAAATGTTAAATGACAATGACGAGAAGATGTTGAACGTATGGGCATATACATAAGTTACTTactaatattaataattaaaaCTTATATCGTATtatattgtattatattaCTGTGGTGCAGTATAACAAGGACAtttacaacaattgaatatgaaaattCTCTAATTTAATGCGTTTTAGAGTGTTTTTATTGAGGTAGATAATATGTAGTTTCTTATTGTATAGGTAGctttatataaatatttttatctttgGTTTATTTAAAGATGGATGGTGGTGAATAAATTTGatcatttattatataCACGCTTTAATCctctttcctcttcagtAAAATCTATGTCcattgatgatgaggatCTTTTATGATGTGTCTTTACGAAAGAGACACTATCAACACTTTTCCTTGGGAACATAGATGGCCTTCTACTATCATTTgtaaatttcaatttattttgaacTAAAATTGAAGGTGTTGTTGGAGTTAATGGTAGCATTGATGAGATGGCAGGTATTGGTATTGGATATGATAGTGTTTGCTTCTCCAGTGGCATCACTGATGAAGTTgtagaagaagttgaagaagaattagaaaaaaGGGAATCAGGCGTTGTAGATGCAAAAATATTGGGAGCCTTATCAGGCGATGCAAATGGGGTAGGTAAAGATGGTCTCttgaatgaattatttaaaacaaCAGAACCGATACTTGTTTTCCTGCTGTATTGTGAATGCAAGTCATTAATGGTGTTTAGGTCGACATTAGTTTCATTATAATTATCGCTACCGAAAACATCCATGAAGTTGAGATCTAATTCACAACATTTGTAGAATTCATCCAATTGAATTTGCgcttgatatttttttaagGAATCGAATATCTTAGGGGCAATGGAATGAGTTATTGAGTTATTTCTAACGGTATTATTCTGAGTTTTAgtatatttaaatttaaaactAGAAGGATATCTTTCTTCGTCACAGACCAAGTTTAAGAGATCGTTaaaaatttgtttgttAGTATTACCAGCAAGAATATCATCTTGATCTACTaacaaattaaaattttgCCATTGACTCAAATTCTTAAAGTTCAATGCTAAAGTTATTAATTTAACAGCCACGTTAGCTATTAATTGAGTATCATAACTGAGAGAGATGCTTTCATCAAAGGAACACAGTTCGCATAACATTAAAGCACctaattttatttcattgaCGTTTAAAGCGATATTAGATTTATcttgaaataaaatcatatcaatgaatgaatCATAAGTAGGAGCAGAACAAACGGaccaattgaatgatttcaatatatgtaattccatttctttaaattgttGGATAGAATATTGATTACAACAAAGACTTTGTAAAACCTTTAAGGTTGTTGCATGACTTTTCACTTCCCAATATTTGGAACTTATCCATAGTGCAGTTAAAGCcaataattgataattaCAACTTTTCACTATAAATTTGGAAGCATACACGTCcaagatattgaaagttAAAAACAaagttgatgatgaaagatTCAATCTAGTATGACAGTACATTATGAAATCGAAGATCAAAGCtctcattttcaaattaattTGAGGTTGTGAATTGAAACGTTCAAAACTTGACTGAAATGCCTTAGATTCTTCTAGACGGATCAaatgattcaattgatcGATGCTATATTCTGAGATAGCTCTATGATGGCATTGtaattctcttttcattaaGATTGGATTTCTTGCCATTCTTGTAGCATTTTGCTTTCTAGTATGTGATAGCATCATCATATTGGGATAGCCATTAGCGATTGTGTTTTTGGTAGTTGAAGGTATATTAATGGAATCATCTCTTAAATAGGGTCTTGTTGGTTGTGTTTTAAAATGAATGGACGATAAAGCCATAATATTTcgatgacgatgacgatATAGCTGGATTATGCaagttgaaaaaaaatagatatACGAATGAAAGAATCCAAGGATACAATTTAAAGGATAAATCGATTGATGAAACTAAGGAAACCGGTGAATTGGATCGAACAACGAGGCAGAACAGAAGAGCAGCAGCAATATCGTCAAAGAAATAGAATCAACTTCAATTTACTTTGGAATgtcaaaagaaaatattatttgaaaaggatCAGGATTATAGAATGCaaaaacaatttgaaaatcGTTATATTTATAAAGCTGATATCTGCTATAACAAATTGATCGCGATTATGGATGTCTCGCCTCGATAGGgctttgataataataatgtcaaCGTCGAATTTTCTTAGGTATGGATTACGGTAGCATCACCCACCCGGCTGGCGTTAATCCTCAGTAGACAAGAGAAACTACGCAGAGATATGATTCAACGGGGACAATAAAAACTTGGCTTCAGCTCTCCAGCGTTTACTGGGAAGGtaaaagaatttgaaaattacTTGTGAAGAGCCCCAGGCAGAGACTTAGAAGGAACAACCTCTGTCTAATGAGCCGGACCAGTGTAAGAGGAGGAGGTCGGAGAGGATTTCTTCAGCCCGAGCGCAACAGGTGCTAGTGGGAAATTTTTCCCACTCCAGTGTCATTTTCTGTTCCAGTTTACGCTGGCTGGGTTCATTGGATTTCCCCATTCGGTAATTCCCACAGTTGCTCAAACTACCTGATCCAGTAATAGCGGTCATATTTCCAGGGTTCATCTGTTTTCTCAGTGGCCGTCCCACGGGATTTTCACTGCCGCTATTATCTAACTGAGGCAGTGTcctctttctttttctcttttgcCAGGTGGCTTTTTCCTCTTTCGCTTTTTACTCAAAGCGGAAAAAAGGGAGAGATGCCCTCGTTTTCAGGAAACCGATGAGAAAATTTCCCTAAGGGGTAAAAATTAACTCGTTCTCATTGAAACGCCAAGCCATGATATTGCACAGATTCCCACGTACGGGGGAGATTTAATCTGACATACAAAATCTGCTGCAGCTAATCCTTTCTCGAGGTGCAAAAGACACCGCTACGGGAAATTTCTAGGCTTAGTGCTCCTATTTCCTTTCTTTTGTGGAGGTGAACATGTGTACCTGTAATTTTGCGCCACAGCTTTCTCTGAGGCCGGTAACAATGTCCCGTACAGTAAGTGATAAAAGAGTAATCATGTACAACAGGATTTTCACTCAGCAAGCATTAAAAAGGGAATTATTTAGCGAATCGCTGCAGGGGACTCAGGACCGGTATATGCTCGATGATTAATGGGCATATCGTTGGGCAAAAAGGAGTGCAAATCCACAAAAGGACACAAAAGCGTGCCTATCTTCATCCCAATAGAGATTTTCCTTTCTGGATAAACCCAAGTAATGTTCGTACGATTAAACATTAAAGAGTTCCTGCAATTCAAACGTTAACGGGGATTAGCATGTATTATGCATATTATCCACATCCAATAACTTCGGATTTAATAACAATTATAAAAGAATGCATAATACCACTACTGAAGCTAGAAGAAAGTTTGCAGGAGTACATCCGTACGTACGTCATGTTGCTTTCTCCAAATTCAGCATATTTACATACATGTTGTTTGTAAAAAATTAAGCTTCAAGAGACTAGAGTAAACaaacaagaaagattttcctgattttgaaaatgtgGCTCAAAGAAAAATCGTTTGTTCTCTTCGGAACCAACGGGTGGTTTGTTGACATTTATATCGGTTGTTCTGTAACGCAAATATACTTGCTGAAAGTTGTTTCTGTTTTTGATCCTCCATGGGAATGAATGTCCTGCTTTcaaaataagaataaagtACTTCCTCAAAGTACCACATATGTTCAGTACCGGTATGAATAATTCACTGGAGAAAAAGTCATTTATCTAGTGATACTTAGCACGATCCAAGCTTCATTCTCATTATAATTTCgaattttcttcaaattttgaaggAACTTTATGCTGGGTTTACAATTGAGTGTTTATCTAATCTACTTGATGTCTTTATTTCTCCAAGGTATATattgattgaaaattaAGATGCATCTTTTTTGTTATAGAAATTTGAGTGTTTCCCTTTTAAGCCCTGGCGGCTTTTTCTAGAAACAGTATTCTACGGTTAATAAAAGTTTTTAatcagaaaatgaatttaaagatttgaaagGAACATTTAACCTTGTCAAAGGCTTCATTCgtctctctctctctctcgCTGATAATACGCGATAAACAACTTCTGTCCACTTGCAAATCATTAACAACGTATAAAACCGTGAAATTTTCTTACTTATTTTCAGAAACCTGTTCTACAACAGTTTTTTTTACAATTTTCTATTCAACGTAATAAACGCTTGActtgtttattttcttgacTGATTCGTTTTACATTCAATCTATTAAGAATTGACATGCTTTCCCTTTTAAGCACGGCGCTACCACTTGTTACGATGATTAGTTTCTAAAACTTTTCTTAAGAAATGAATTTTGGATAGAAAACGagatatttcttcaaggaTAGAGCGTAACAATAAACATACAAGtaacaaattaaaaatcAGTGCTTGTTAAATTCTTATTGTAAACTTCTtgaagatttcaaaaaaatcaaaacgaaatattttttattttttagGACCTAAAATTAAAGGAGAattaaaattcaaaataaacaataatttattcacAGGAGGATTTTctatttaaaataaaaacgTAGTAGATAATCAACACATATCTacaataataaagaaattacattcatataatatatatttgctatccatttcattcatctttatcaaaatattttcgAAGAATAGGCTTTGTAAAATGATTAAAACGGTCTTTGgcattttcaaaattatctAATGCAGGTCGGACATCAATATTAAAAGTTGGCATCCCATTCTCGTCATCAGGACCACCATAATAATCTAACACATACCTTACTTTCTTATAACCTGGATTTTCCACGTCATTTGATGTGGGTTCACCTCTTAGCACAACCCAATCATGTCTATCGAAGGGTAACTCGCTAGAATACTTTGATGGAAATATATTAGAAAGGAAATGGTGCCATCTAGCCTTTGGACTCAAGGAATCGGGTCGTCCCGtgaattttaataatttgggCATTGTTTGGTTTTGTTCAGTATAAGGTTTCTCCCATTTGAGGATTTCCTCCCAGGATCCTTCATTTAGGAAATTATGAACATAAACCATTGATTCAACTGCGTCCTCTGGGATTTCCTCACCTGTATTTTGATCAATCTTCCCCTTTCTAACCATGGCATTGTACATTTGTTGCGGAGAGGGATATTCCCAATTTTGAGAAGGATCTGATCCTCTGGGAATAGATGATATTGTACGATCTTTAGGTAGCTCCAATCGTTGCGTGGAATGCTTATCTGATGATATGGAAAACGGCATATTATTTAGAGGATTGATATTTTCTGCATCCTTATGCATAACGGGACATGCGCTACTATCATCCTTGGATGTATTGTTATGACCCATTACCGGACATAAACTTATGTCACCGGACATCATGTCCTTACTTGGCAGCGAACCTCCTTGCACAGTGATAGCATTTGTGGGTGTTGCCCAAAACCAACccatttttttatttttattagaTCTCGAGTATGGTTTCCTTACTCTAATGTGTAGGTGCTTGCACCGTAAGATATTAAAACTGCACTAATGAGGGTCCCCTACTGATCAAACCAATTAAAGATCCTGAAGGAATTTCAAAACGTTACCCGAATATATTACATAAtctaaaattattatttgacGAACCCAAGCACGTGCCAAAACACCCAGACCCCCAGAGACAGTGGAAGCTGtttttttcagttttttctttgtcaCATTCCTTGCTTCTCAGCATCCACTGGACTCAATCCGTGCATCTGGACACAAGAAGACGTCAAAGGCTTGTGATGATGGCGAACACGTTCCCTCTCGTGGGCTAACAATATGCGGTAGCACACTGCGACAAATACGTCTTAAAGTTGCGTTATCAACTTCACTGTCCTTACGGttgttgaaaaaatatgaaaaatttctgaCTTCATATGGATCTAATCTATAAAAGATGTTCAtcataatatatattcttgatGGTTTACAGTATATagcatttttttcacttcCGTTACTACTCTTTGTCACTTATTTTAGTCTTTTTTTCAGTTCTTCAGAGCATTAAACATCTCATATACTACAACAATGGAATCCAGATTAGCCAGATTAACCACTTTACAAGTTACCGCCGGTGACAACTTAAGAAGAACCTCTATTATTGGTACTATTGGTCCAAAGACCAACAACCCAGAAGTCTTGGTTGCTCTAAGAAAGGCTGGTTTGAACATTGTCCGTATGAACTTCTCTCACGGTTCTTACGAATACCATCAATCCGTTATTGAAAACGCCAGAAAGTCTGAAGAACTTTACCCAGGTAGACCATTAGCTATTGCTTTGGACACCAAGGGTCCAGAAATCAGAACTGGTACCACCACCGGTGAAGTTGACTACCCAATTCCACCAAACCACGAAATGATCTTCTCTACTGATGAAAAGTACGCTAAGGCTTGTGATGACAAGGTTATGTTCGTCGACTACGCTAACATCACCAAGGTTATCTCCAAGGGTAAGATCATCTACGTCGATGACGGTGTGTTGTCTTTCGAAGTTTTGGAAGTCGTTGATGGTAAGACTTTGAAGGTTAAGTCCTTGAACGCCGGTAAGATCTGTTCTCACAAGGGTGTTAACTTACCAGGTACCGATGTCGATTTGCCAGCTTTGTCCGAAAAGGATAAGGCTGATTTGAGATTCGGTGTTAAGAACGGTGTCCACATGGTCTTCGCTTCTTTCATTAGAACCGCTCAAGATGTTTTGACCATCAGAGAAGTCTTAGGTGAAGATGGTAAGGACATCAAGATTGTTGTCAAGATTGAAAACCAACAAGGTGTTAACAACTTCGACGAAATCTTGAAGGTCACTGATGCCGTTATGGTTGCCAGAGGTGATTTAGGTATTGAAATTCCAGCCCCAGAAGTCTTAGCTGtccaaaagaaattgattgCTAAGTCTAACTTGGCCGGTAAGCCAGTTATCTGTGCTACCCAAATGTTGGAGTCTATGACTTACAACCCAAGACCAACCAGAGCTGAAGTTTCCGATGTCGGTAACGCTATCTTGGATGGTGCTGACTGTGTTATGTTGTCTGGTGAAACCGCCAAGGGTAACTACCCAATCAATGCTGTCACCACCATGGCTGACACTGCTTTGATTGCTGAACAAGCCATTGCTTACCAACCATTGTACGATGACTTGAGAAACTTGACTCCAAAGCCAACTTCTACCACTGAAACCGTTGCTGCTTCCGCTGTTGCCGCTGTCTACGAACAAAAGGCCAAGGCTATCATTGTCTTGTCTACTTCCGGTACCACTCCAAGATTGGTCTCCAAGTACAGACCAGACTGTCCAATTATCTTGGTTACCAGAAACCCAAGAGCTGCTAGATTCTCTCACTTGTCTAGAGGTGTTTTCCCATTCGTCTACGAAGCTGACTCCGTTGCTGACTGGACTGAAGATGTCGAATTGAGATTGAAGTTCGGTATTGAAAAGGCCATCGAAATGGGTGTCATGAAGAAGGGTGACACTTACGTCTCCATTCAAGGTTTCAAGGCTGGTGAAGGTCACTCCAACACTTTGCAAGTCTCTAACGCttaaatgatttaattaattattaatgcacttttttaattatatatcatttttaaCTTTTAGTTTACGTATTACTTTATAAGATTTCCTCATAGAATAAAGAGATTTCAATGTCAGTTTTCTTTCttaaaaattatttagtTGTTAACATAGTCATCTTAAAAAACAAGCCATTGTAACCAGACTAAGctatttaataatgagttcttctaatattcaataagaGTAAGAAAGAGAACGTTGTGAATTGGATAGAAAGGGTGCAGAGACTCCTATTCATAGattagaagaagagaacAGAAACAATATCAACTAAATTATTCGGATGCTTGTCACtaaaagaatttgaaactaAAATTAATGTAAATCCATAGTATAAGCGAAAAAAGATATCAAGCTCTAATGCAATCgttgaaaatggaaatccATAGAAAACATTGAATGTTCTCAAACAGCTGATGTaaaaatcatttaaaatAGTAAAGATAAAAACATTCATTAAAACCAAAAAAGGAACCGCGg harbors:
- the ERV46 gene encoding retrograde cargo receptor ERV46 (ancestral locus Anc_7.31), encoding MLAAKKRSAKLLSFDAFAKTEEEVRVRTNTGGIITLSCIIVTLYLLLNEWSQFNSVITSPQLVVDRDRNLKLELNFDVTFPSISCDLINLDIMDDSGELQLDLLDSAFTKIRVDADGNELGSSTLEVGTDDLASEVQQRNNDPDYCGSCYGSKVQDENDKLPRESRVCCQTCNDVREAYLNIGWGFFDGKGIEQCEKEGYVAKINEHLKEGCRVKGQTLLSRIQGNIHFAPGKSYTSYKRSTSASHYHDTSLYDKTSNLNFNHKINHLSFGKPIDKLDEKVQDHSTEFSISPLDGREVIPTDIDTHYHVYSYYAKIVPTRYEFLNKKEKSIETAQFSTTFHSRPLRGGRDADHPTTMHSQGGIPGLFIYFEMSAVKVINKEHHFRSWSSFLLNCITTVGSVLAVGTVSDKIFYRAQKSLQGKKNQ
- the CLN3 gene encoding cyclin CLN3 (ancestral locus Anc_7.36), whose protein sequence is MALSSIHFKTQPTRPYLRDDSINIPSTTKNTIANGYPNMMMLSHTRKQNATRMARNPILMKRELQCHHRAISEYSIDQLNHLIRLEESKAFQSSFERFNSQPQINLKMRALIFDFIMYCHTRLNLSSSTLFLTFNILDVYASKFIVKSCNYQLLALTALWISSKYWEVKSHATTLKVLQSLCCNQYSIQQFKEMELHILKSFNWSVCSAPTYDSFIDMILFQDKSNIALNVNEIKLGALMLCELCSFDESISLSYDTQLIANVAVKLITLALNFKNLSQWQNFNLLVDQDDILAGNTNKQIFNDLLNLVCDEERYPSSFKFKYTKTQNNTVRNNSITHSIAPKIFDSLKKYQAQIQLDEFYKCCELDLNFMDVFGSDNYNETNVDLNTINDLHSQYSRKTSIGSVVLNNSFKRPSLPTPFASPDKAPNIFASTTPDSLFSNSSSTSSTTSSVMPLEKQTLSYPIPIPAISSMLPLTPTTPSILVQNKLKFTNDSRRPSMFPRKSVDSVSFVKTHHKRSSSSMDIDFTEEERGLKRVYNK
- the CYC3 gene encoding holocytochrome c synthase CYC3 (ancestral locus Anc_7.38), with the protein product MGWFWATPTNAITVQGGSLPSKDMMSGDISLCPVMGHNNTSKDDSSACPVMHKDAENINPLNNMPFSISSDKHSTQRLELPKDRTISSIPRGSDPSQNWEYPSPQQMYNAMVRKGKIDQNTGEEIPEDAVESMVYVHNFLNEGSWEEILKWEKPYTEQNQTMPKLLKFTGRPDSLSPKARWHHFLSNIFPSKYSSELPFDRHDWVVLRGEPTSNDVENPGYKKVRYVLDYYGGPDDENGMPTFNIDVRPALDNFENAKDRFNHFTKPILRKYFDKDE
- the CDC24 gene encoding Rho family guanine nucleotide exchange factor CDC24 (ancestral locus Anc_7.32), with amino-acid sequence MAIHPSSNKKSSSTLSMADVSKGTSSVRHVSKTIQVMKPNIMNTAITEKDSLYYVCKMMKKRLASLPQLQPYLNLAYSSSEVLSERQSLLLSQKQQLFEKDSSSNSHRSVSSGFSNRDSNDAGTVTNPTLRSSSISASSFREDALSLDGLTYSASGTGHDHTNNNNLGNNSTMEGTLLTFSMGILPITMDCDPVTQLSQLFQQGSSLCIIFNAVKPQFKLPVVSSDDVKICKKSIYDFILGCKKHFAFNDEELFTISDVFANSTSHLMKVIDVVETLMNTAPDVFPPIEKLEEAERENGSSSPTTPTASSDYIKIIKEFVATERKYVHDLEILEKYKNQLLESNLITSEELYMLFPNLGDAIDFQRRFLISLEMNALVEPSKQRIGALFMHSKFFFKLYEPWSIGQNAAIDFLSSTLDKLTNVDFVINNKLELQSFLYKPVQRLCRYPLLLKELLSTFNKNESSSGKTSSELEIALDISKKIARSINENQRRTENHQVVKKLYGRVLNWKGYRITKFGELLYFDKVFISTNNSNESEREFDVYLFEKIIILFSEVTSKKSSSLILKKKNTSSTLNSTSSLTLNLSSNSSSSNHGQQPKHNSFDNHHNSLSNLNGLSYGNNSLSSTEPKLDLRGRIMIMNLNEIKPIKPRSLSITWESVKEQGNFLLKFKNEETRDNWSSCLQSLVRRIKSESYKSVHSNEFSTSSSLASPSSGGHRHNHDSVTSVNSGYMKHISDMLSPASNQHNSHYHNSKRESAVDNESKILSENYKNTIPANSILIRISFNSDFYTVLIDLDATVEKLLEMVRKKLNHLGKIAKVKYKDEDGDYVILESEDDWIVAKEMLNDNDEKMLNVWAYT
- the CDC19 gene encoding pyruvate kinase CDC19 (ancestral locus Anc_7.45) — translated: MESRLARLTTLQVTAGDNLRRTSIIGTIGPKTNNPEVLVALRKAGLNIVRMNFSHGSYEYHQSVIENARKSEELYPGRPLAIALDTKGPEIRTGTTTGEVDYPIPPNHEMIFSTDEKYAKACDDKVMFVDYANITKVISKGKIIYVDDGVLSFEVLEVVDGKTLKVKSLNAGKICSHKGVNLPGTDVDLPALSEKDKADLRFGVKNGVHMVFASFIRTAQDVLTIREVLGEDGKDIKIVVKIENQQGVNNFDEILKVTDAVMVARGDLGIEIPAPEVLAVQKKLIAKSNLAGKPVICATQMLESMTYNPRPTRAEVSDVGNAILDGADCVMLSGETAKGNYPINAVTTMADTALIAEQAIAYQPLYDDLRNLTPKPTSTTETVAASAVAAVYEQKAKAIIVLSTSGTTPRLVSKYRPDCPIILVTRNPRAARFSHLSRGVFPFVYEADSVADWTEDVELRLKFGIEKAIEMGVMKKGDTYVSIQGFKAGEGHSNTLQVSNA